The following proteins are co-located in the Polystyrenella longa genome:
- a CDS encoding PP2C family protein-serine/threonine phosphatase, with protein sequence MVAIRHGSVCITGNFRENNEDRCLADDQQRFFLVCDGMGGQAAGEKASELATELVAKKLNQLVPFESATAEQVREAVNKSIEHANLEIMALGEIEPEYHKMGTTIVFLLNLGDRLYMGGVGDSRIYLYRGGKLQQLTKDHSLTQALVEAGTIKPEEAATHRFRNVLFRYLGSKEGGDGVDLIEKSLEPGDRYLLCSDGVMDGASDDQLQELISSGDDPQRAAENIVDAALEGGSRDNITCLTIFV encoded by the coding sequence ATGGTCGCTATACGTCACGGCTCTGTCTGTATCACCGGTAACTTCAGAGAGAATAATGAAGATCGTTGCCTTGCCGATGATCAACAAAGATTCTTCCTGGTTTGCGATGGTATGGGAGGACAGGCGGCGGGTGAAAAGGCGAGCGAACTGGCGACAGAACTGGTTGCTAAAAAGCTAAACCAATTAGTTCCCTTCGAATCGGCGACTGCCGAGCAGGTTCGGGAAGCGGTCAATAAATCGATCGAACACGCCAACCTCGAAATCATGGCACTGGGAGAGATAGAACCCGAGTACCATAAGATGGGAACAACGATTGTCTTCCTGCTTAACCTGGGCGACCGGTTATACATGGGAGGCGTGGGAGATAGTCGCATTTATCTCTATCGCGGCGGCAAATTGCAGCAGCTGACGAAAGACCATTCGCTGACTCAGGCACTCGTGGAAGCAGGAACTATTAAACCTGAAGAAGCTGCAACGCACCGATTCCGGAATGTTCTGTTTCGTTATCTCGGTTCTAAAGAAGGTGGCGACGGGGTCGACTTGATTGAGAAGTCTCTCGAACCAGGGGACCGCTATCTCCTCTGCTCTGATGGAGTCATGGATGGTGCCAGTGATGATCAGTTGCAGGAACTGATCTCTAGTGGCGATGATCCACAGAGGGCCGCAGAAAATATCGTCGATGCCGCGCTTGAGGGTGGCAGT